From Nerophis lumbriciformis linkage group LG39, RoL_Nlum_v2.1, whole genome shotgun sequence, one genomic window encodes:
- the tmem101 gene encoding transmembrane protein 101, with the protein MRALTLTRAVLPVVPLTESVTAMAVPSGKQMLRFLCQLGAFILTRFGFWNCFCMLMLFAERAESKRKPDIHVPYLYVDMGAAVLCASFMSFGVKRRWFAMCAAIQLAVSTYASYAGGQVHYAEWLKVRMYSRALAIIGGFLVLASGAGEVYRQKARSRSLQSTGQIFLGVYLICMVYSLQHSQEDRLAYLDHIWGGELALVLLEVTLGALALAFLSGCYVRQAAQVLATVLPLLILLTDGNLSYWHHTRKVEFWNQMKLIGHNVGIFGAVLILATDG; encoded by the exons ATGCGGGCTCTTACTTTGACACGCGCGGTTCTTCCTGTCGTGCCGTTGACGGAGAGTGTCACAGCCATGGCGGTCCCGAGTGGGAAGCAGATGTTGAGGTTCCTCTGCCAGTTGGGAGCGTTTATCTTGACCCGTTTCGGCTTTTGGAACTGCTTCTGTATGCTCATGCTGTTCGCGGAACGAGCCGagtccaaaag GAAGCCAGACATCCACGTGCCGTACCTGTACGTAGACATGGGGGCGGCGGTGCTGTGTGCCAGCTTCATGTCGTTTGGCGTGAAGAGGCGGTGGTTCGCCATGTGCGCCGCCATCCAGCTGGCCGTCAGCACGTACGCGTCCTACGCGGGCGGGCAGGTGCACTACGCCGAGTGGCTCAAG GTGCGCATGTATTCCAGAGCGCTCGCCATCATCGGAGGCTTCCTGGTCCTGGCCAGCGGGGCGGGGGAGGTGTACAGGCAGAAAGCACGCAGTAGGTCCCTGCAGTCCACAGGACAGATCTTCCTGGGGGTCTACCTCATCTGCATG GTGTACTCTCTGCAGCACAGCCAGGAGGACAGGCTGGCCTACCTGGACCACATCTGGGGGGGCGAGCTGGCCCTGGTCCTGCTGGAGGTCACGCTGGGCGCGCTGGCCCTGGCCTTCCTGTCGGGCTGCTACGTGCGGCAGGCGGCTCAGGTCCTGGCCACCGTCCTGCCGCTCCTCATCCTGCTCACCGACGGCAACCTGAGCTACTGGCACCACACGCGCAAGGTGGAGTTCTGGAACCAGATGAAGCTCATCGGACACAACGTGGGCATCTTTGGCGCCGTGCTCATCCTGGCCACCGACGGCTGA
- the gngt2b gene encoding guanine nucleotide-binding protein G(I)/G(S)/G(O) subunit gamma-T2b, whose protein sequence is MARDMSDKEILKMELDQLKKEVSTPRTPVGANCTETISFVEALLPNDPLIKGVPDEKNPYKGDKGGCVVT, encoded by the exons ATGGCTCGGGACATGTCGGATAAAGAAATCCTGAAGATGGAGCTGGACCAGCTGAAGAAGGAAGTGAGCACACCCAGGACTCCG GTGGGCGCCAACTGCACGGAGACCATTTCCTTCGTGGAGGCGCTGCTCCCCAACGACCCGCTCATCAAGGGGGTCCCCGATGAGAAGAACCCCTACAAGGGGGACAAGGGGGGCTGCGTGGTCACATAG